A stretch of Chelmon rostratus isolate fCheRos1 chromosome 18, fCheRos1.pri, whole genome shotgun sequence DNA encodes these proteins:
- the LOC121622216 gene encoding ankyrin repeat and SOCS box protein 2-like has product MAAAGISRSGSAAPSLAFEDYSLYSNLSDDELMQLAIERSLTDTHCNTSNANAAAAATTPHHRPDSNNLRPAARNTNQPSPSSQNPPPTQTSAHYSSPNPPSEKPPDPKTFDGTVSRFVTGSGKKMMVYRRADGSMVHMVPEPEEEEEPLFSAIHVGDVSRVRALATRPGTNLMLPSKPGWLAIHQAAWSGQDTCLRVLLSAQPGMINKRTERGESALLVAVSKDHLRCVEVLLENGADPNIPNYDRETPLYKACERNSAAMVATLLNHGVAVNTHCIQGWTALQEAVCRNNIEICEMLLKAGAKHNLSNMYGISPLFTAAQSGQLAALRYLLRHGADINTQAADGATALYEAAKNGHEQVVELLLSQNADANKPGKTGLLPLHIAAQRGSETIVSMLIPATSKARVRRTGISPLHLAAERNRNDVLETLIEAGFDVNAPLSEERSKMYEDRRSTVLYFSVINNNIDAVRVLLAAGANPNLDMFRPLMVAARLGCIQTVTLLVEHGADINACIPTHPTTFPAVYMFSMKYLPMFKYLLDHGGHALSCFDCVYGSQPHPPIKTTRSERDHLSYTDSVLPETQQTRGVQFCEMISAPNICRWAGPIIDVLLDYVGHVHLCSRLMEHLNSFHDWSIIKDKAAPPRPLLQLCRLQILQLVGHRQLKKLPLPGGLIRFLKHQEGPVNDC; this is encoded by the exons ATGGCAGCAGCCGGCATCTCTCGCTCTGGATCGGCAGCTCCCAGTCTGGCCTTCGAGGATTATTCCCTCTACAGCAACTTGAGCGATGACGAGCTGATGCAACTCGCTATCGAGCGCAGTCTGACCGACACCCACTGCAACACCAGCAACGCCAacgccgccgctgccgccacCACACCTCATCACAGACCTGACAGCAATAACCTGCGCCCTGCAGCCAGAAACACCAACCAACCCAGCCCCAGCTCCCAAAACCCACCTCCAACCCAGACCTCTGCACACTACAGTTCTCCAAATCCTCCGAGTGAAAAACCTCCCGATCC GAAGACCTTTGATGGAACAGTCAGTCGCTTCGTAACGGGTTCTGGGAAGAAGATGATGGTGTATCGCAGAGCTGACGGGAGTATGGTCCACATGGTTCCAGAACCTGAAGA GGAGGAGGAGCCTCTGTTCAGTGCGATCCATGTTGGTGATGTGAGCAGAGTGAGAGCATTGGCGACGCGTCCAGGAACGAACCTGATGCTCCCGAGTAAACCAGGATGGCTCGCCATTCACCAGGCAGCGTGGTCCGGCCAGGACACCTGTCTGAGAGTACTGCTGTCAG CTCAGCCAGGGATGATCAACAAGCGAACTGAGCGCGGCGAGTCGGCGCTGCTGGTCGCAGTCAGCAAAGACCATCTGCGATGTGTCGAGGTGCTGCTGGAAAACGGAGCCGATCCCAATATCCCAAACTACGACCGAGAGACTCCGCTCTACAAAG CCTGCGAGAGGAACAGTGCTGCGATGGTGGCAACATTACTGAACCACGGCGTGGCAGTGAACACTCACTGTATTCAGGGTTGGACTGCCCTACAGGAAGCCGTGTGTCGAAACAACATAGAGATCTGTGAAATGCTGCTGAAGGCCGGAGCCAAACACAACCTCAGCAACATGTACGGCATCTCACCACTGTTTACTGCAGCTCAGAGCGGGCAGCTCGCCGCGCTGCGCTACCTCCTCAGACATG GTGCAGACATTAACACTCAGGCTGCTGATGGAGCTACTGCTCTGTATGAAGCTGCTAAAAATGGACACGAACAAGTTGTGGAGCTCCTCCTGTCTCAGAATGCTGATGCCAACAAACCTGGAAAGACTGGATTATTGCCTCTTCACATCGCCGCccagagaggaagtgaaac CATTGTCTCCATGTTGATCCCCGCCACTAGTAAGGCCAGAGTCCGGCGGACTGGCATCAGTCCGCTCCACCTCGCTGCTGAGCGTAACCGTAACGACGTCCTGGAGACTCTAATTGAAGCGGGCTTCGATGTCAATGCTCCGCTGTCTGAAGAACGTTCGAAGATGTACGAGGACCGCCGCAGCACGGTGCTGTATTTCTCcgtcatcaacaacaacatcgaCGCTGTGCGCGTGTTGCTGGCAGCTGGCGCCAACCCGAACCTGGACATGTTCAGGCCGCTGATGGTGGCAGCGAGACTGGGCTGCATCCAGACCGTCACCCTGCTGGTGGAGCACGGGGCAGACATCAATGCCTGCATCCCCACACACCCCACCACCTTCCCTGCTGTCTACATGTTCTCCATGAAGTACCTGCCCATGTTCAAGTACCTGCTGGACCACGGGGGCCATGCCCTCTCGTGCTTCGACTGCGTCTATGGCAGCCAACCTCATCCACCAATCAAAACCACCAGATCAGAAAGGGATCACCTAAGCTACACTGACAGTGTCCTGCCAGAGACGCAGCAAACGAGAGGTGTTCAG TTCTGTGAGATGATCTCAGCCCCAAATATCTGTCGGTGGGCGGGGCCGATCATTGATGTGCTGTTGGACTACGTTGGTCATGTGCATCTGTGCTCCAGACTGATGGAACACCTGAACAGCTTCCACGACTGGAGCATCATCAAGGACAAAGCAG CACCTCCTcggcctctgctgcagctctgcaggctgcagattcTGCAGCTGGTCGGACATCGACAGCTGAAGAAGTTACCGCTGCCTGGAGGTTTGATCCGCTTCTTGAAACATCAGGAGGGACCTGTGAATGACTGCTGA
- the ppp4r4 gene encoding serine/threonine-protein phosphatase 4 regulatory subunit 4 isoform X3 yields MFSSRMTLNQSSLLYGQLEDLQELAFIERPIRRSLKTAEEIDQLTVDEDLNDIERAVYLLNMGQEVQRASVISNLPSLVRQNPAETFRRVVPKVREVLNGAGAEIQLAAAASFLTILQDDIILIHTHTYSILKTVLLHLNHRDTVVSNAWLETLLLAINALPKETIKQEVLNPLLYQSQLSHSLQARLASCRILGKVACKFDSHIVKKELLPLVRSLCQDVEFEVRACMCRQLESIARATGVDDTRTELLPELVELTEDEESGVRLAAFDTIINLMEMMDGDDRLHVVVPLVMSVCEVSSQADEAVVASLSFQFGKLCSGLAGSLSDEQKGRLLQRFKLLCVAGLQTEGNQTDGNNESTLIRCNCCYNLPAMVVFSDSAHFLSELYPSFSSLCSDQEVSVRRSAAASFHQVVKLLGSNVQLVHKELLALLQDDALEVLDALMNHLEETLEAVLSRGENLTMDNKFPELLSALLLAEQKVGCSLRWRLHEKLLQRYSCLARLLSGELLHQSFSPRIFIILTTNKVLPVQKEAARTFCTFLRYNRKQEQRQEMMERLIQDLAQGRSYWNRLRFLDVCEMATEIFSRKYFNKHFLIPALELVHDPVANVRYKLCQLLPRFRSSLRLPADKQLLQQLDFCVQKLLCREKDKDVVATIRKTVLELDKLDLTEPFHKRQEKDLLDQKKEKEETLLLEMLERQQSEGKLNSEKHSERKRRDSKTSLSATKSMSVSSSGAALSSSGKEMRKAKLSRSRSLSSQPTTSKSTNSDRPLKVKELSSASGPGKSSMLSSKDDSLRTAHFTMATQSTSSMPVLIRSNTTSLLDRASTLEHRSSPMDHKSTPLDQRDHRTITLDHRSSNMDHRNNMMEQRTSTMDHRTSTLDHRTSTIDQRDHRPGTMDQRDHRTSTLDQRSKTMDRGCGMKDGQSRKLSISRKSNSFNVQSGRD; encoded by the exons ATGTTCTCCAGCAGAATGACTCTGAACCAGTCCAGCCTGCTGTACGGACAGCTGGAGGACCTGCAGGAACTCGCCTTCATCGAGAGGCCGATCCGCAGGAGTCTCAAg acGGCGGAGGAGATCGATCAGCTGACTGTGGATGAAGACCTGAATGACATCGAGAGAGCCGTCTACCTGCTGAA CATGGGTCAGGAGGTGCAGAGAGCAAGTGTCATCAGTAACCTGCCGAGCCTCGTCCGCCAGAATCCAGCGGAGACATTTCGTCGGGTTGTACCGAAAGTTCGG GAGGTCCTGAACGGAGCCGGAGCAGAAATCCAGTTGGCGGCAGCAGCGtcatttttaaccattttacAGGATGATATCATCCTGATCCACACCCACACCTATTCCATCCTGAAGACTGTCCTGCTACACCTGAACCACCGAGACACAG TGGTGAGCAACGCCTGGTTGGAAACTCTGCTGTTGGCCATCAACGCTCTACCCAAGGAGACCATCAAACAGGAG GTGCTGAACCCCCTCCTCtatcagtctcagctgtctcACTCTCTTCAGGCTCGGCTGGCCAGCTGTCGCATTTTAGGGAAAGTCGCCTGCAAGTTTGATTCTCACAT AGTGAAGAAGGAGCTGCTGCCGTTGGTTCGTTCTTTATGTCAGGACGTGGAGTTTGAGGTCCGGGCGTGTATGTGCCGTCAGCTGGAGAGCATTGCCAGAGCGACCGG GGTGGACGAcaccaggacagagctgcttcCTGAACTGGTGGAGCTCACTGAAGACGAGGAAAGCGGCGTCCGCCTCGCTGCCTTCGACACCATCATTAACTTGATGGAGATGATGGACGGCG ATGACAGACTCCATGTCGTGGTCCCCCTGGTGATGTCAGTGTGCGAGGTGTCATCACAGGCGGATGAAGCTGTTGTGGCTTCTTTGTCCTTCCAGTTTGGGAAGCTGTGCAGCGGACTGGCAG GTTCTCTGTCAGATGAGCAGAAGGGccgtttgctgcagaggtttaaGCTGTTGTGTGTCGCCGGTCTGCAGACTGAAGGAAACCAGACCGATGGCAACAACGAGTCGACGCTGATCCGCTGCAACTGCTGCTACAACCTGCCG gccaTGGTCGTGTTTTCTGACTCAGCACACTTCCTATCAGAGCTCTACCCGTCTTTCTCCAGTCTTTGTTCTGACCAAGAGGTCAGCGTTCGACGAAGCGCCGCAGCCAGTTTCCACCAG GTGGTGAAGCTTCTTGGTTCAAATGTCCAGCTGGTCCACAAAGAGCTcctggctctgctgcaggacgaCGCTCTGGAG GTGTTGGATGCTCTGATGAATCACCTGGAGGAGACTTTGGAGGCGGTTCTTTCCAGAGGAGAAAACCTGACAATGGACAACAAG TTCCCggagctgctgtctgctttgcTGTTGGCGGAGCAGAAGGTTGGATGTTCTCTGCGTTGGCGGCTGcatgagaagctgctgcagcgttACAGCTGCCTGGCCAGACTGCTGTCTGGAGAACTGCTGCATCAGAGCTTCTCCCCTcgcatcttcatcatcctcaccaCCAAC AAGGTGTTGCCAGTTCAGAAGGAGGCGGCTCGGACGTTCTGCACGTTCCTGCGTTACAACCGCAAACAGGAGCAGCGTCAGGAGATGATGGAGCGACTGATCCAAG ATCTGGCTCAGGGGCGAAGTTACTGGAACCGTCTGCGCTTCCTTGATGTTTGTGAAATGGCCACTGAGATTTTCTCCAGAAAATACTTCAACAAACACTTCCTGATCCCGGCACTGGAGCTGGTCCACGACCCAGTCGCCAACGTCAG GTACAAGCTCTGCCAGTTGTTGCCCAGATTCCGCTCGTCACTCCGCCTGCCGGCCgacaagcagctgctgcagcagcttgacTTCTGCGTCCAGAAactcctctgcagagagaaagacaaggacGTGGTGGCCACCATCCGCAAG ACAGTGTTGGAACTGGACAAACTGGACCTCACAGAACCT TTTCATAAGAGACAGGAGAAGGATTTACTGGACcagaagaaggaaaaagaggagacgCTGCTCCTGGAGATG CTGGAGCGCCAGCAGAGTGAAGGGAAACTGAACTCTGAAAAACACTCAGAGAGAAAAC gaagagacagtaAGACCTCTCTATCTGCTACCAAATCCATGTCTGTGTCTTCGTCTGGAGCcgctctgtcctcctctg GTAAAGAGATGAGGAAGGCTAAACTGTCACGGAGTCGGTCACTCAGTAGTCAGCCAACAACGTCCAAATCTACCAACTCAGACAGACCTCT GAAAGTGAAAGAGCTCAGCAGTGCGTCTGGACCCGGGAAGTCCTCCATGTTATCGAGTAAAG ATGACTCCTTGAGGACTGCCCACTTCACTATGGCAACCCAGTCCACCTCCTCCATGCCTGTCCTGATCCGCAGCAACACCACCAGCCTCCTGGACAGAGCTAGCACACTGGAACACAGAAGCAGCCCTATGGACCACAAGAGCACCCCTCTAGACCAGAGAGATCATAGAACCATTACACTCGACCACAGAAGCAGTAACATGGACCACAGGAATAATATGATGGAGCAGAGAACCAGTACAATGGATCACAGAACAAGTACCTTGGACCACAGAACCAGCACCATTGACCAGAGAGACCACAGACCTGGTACTATGGACCAGAGAGACCATCGGACCAGTACTTTGGACCAGCGCAGTAAAACGATGGACCGAGGATGCGGGATGAAGGATGGCCAGTCCAGAAAGCTGTCAAT AAGCAGGAAGTCAAACTCTTTCAACGTCCAGTCAGGACGAGattga
- the ppp4r4 gene encoding serine/threonine-protein phosphatase 4 regulatory subunit 4 isoform X1: MFSSRMTLNQSSLLYGQLEDLQELAFIERPIRRSLKTAEEIDQLTVDEDLNDIERAVYLLNMGQEVQRASVISNLPSLVRQNPAETFRRVVPKVREVLNGAGAEIQLAAAASFLTILQDDIILIHTHTYSILKTVLLHLNHRDTVVSNAWLETLLLAINALPKETIKQEVLNPLLYQSQLSHSLQARLASCRILGKVACKFDSHIVKKELLPLVRSLCQDVEFEVRACMCRQLESIARATGVDDTRTELLPELVELTEDEESGVRLAAFDTIINLMEMMDGDDRLHVVVPLVMSVCEVSSQADEAVVASLSFQFGKLCSGLAGSLSDEQKGRLLQRFKLLCVAGLQTEGNQTDGNNESTLIRCNCCYNLPAMVVFSDSAHFLSELYPSFSSLCSDQEVSVRRSAAASFHQVVKLLGSNVQLVHKELLALLQDDALEVLDALMNHLEETLEAVLSRGENLTMDNKFPELLSALLLAEQKVGCSLRWRLHEKLLQRYSCLARLLSGELLHQSFSPRIFIILTTNKVLPVQKEAARTFCTFLRYNRKQEQRQEMMERLIQDLAQGRSYWNRLRFLDVCEMATEIFSRKYFNKHFLIPALELVHDPVANVRYKLCQLLPRFRSSLRLPADKQLLQQLDFCVQKLLCREKDKDVVATIRKTVLELDKLDLTEPFHKRQEKDLLDQKKEKEETLLLEMEQLERQQSEGKLNSEKHSERKRRDSKTSLSATKSMSVSSSGAALSSSGKEMRKAKLSRSRSLSSQPTTSKSTNSDRPLKVKELSSASGPGKSSMLSSKDDSLRTAHFTMATQSTSSMPVLIRSNTTSLLDRASTLEHRSSPMDHKSTPLDQRDHRTITLDHRSSNMDHRNNMMEQRTSTMDHRTSTLDHRTSTIDQRDHRPGTMDQRDHRTSTLDQRSKTMDRGCGMKDGQSRKLSISRKSNSFNVQSGRD; this comes from the exons ATGTTCTCCAGCAGAATGACTCTGAACCAGTCCAGCCTGCTGTACGGACAGCTGGAGGACCTGCAGGAACTCGCCTTCATCGAGAGGCCGATCCGCAGGAGTCTCAAg acGGCGGAGGAGATCGATCAGCTGACTGTGGATGAAGACCTGAATGACATCGAGAGAGCCGTCTACCTGCTGAA CATGGGTCAGGAGGTGCAGAGAGCAAGTGTCATCAGTAACCTGCCGAGCCTCGTCCGCCAGAATCCAGCGGAGACATTTCGTCGGGTTGTACCGAAAGTTCGG GAGGTCCTGAACGGAGCCGGAGCAGAAATCCAGTTGGCGGCAGCAGCGtcatttttaaccattttacAGGATGATATCATCCTGATCCACACCCACACCTATTCCATCCTGAAGACTGTCCTGCTACACCTGAACCACCGAGACACAG TGGTGAGCAACGCCTGGTTGGAAACTCTGCTGTTGGCCATCAACGCTCTACCCAAGGAGACCATCAAACAGGAG GTGCTGAACCCCCTCCTCtatcagtctcagctgtctcACTCTCTTCAGGCTCGGCTGGCCAGCTGTCGCATTTTAGGGAAAGTCGCCTGCAAGTTTGATTCTCACAT AGTGAAGAAGGAGCTGCTGCCGTTGGTTCGTTCTTTATGTCAGGACGTGGAGTTTGAGGTCCGGGCGTGTATGTGCCGTCAGCTGGAGAGCATTGCCAGAGCGACCGG GGTGGACGAcaccaggacagagctgcttcCTGAACTGGTGGAGCTCACTGAAGACGAGGAAAGCGGCGTCCGCCTCGCTGCCTTCGACACCATCATTAACTTGATGGAGATGATGGACGGCG ATGACAGACTCCATGTCGTGGTCCCCCTGGTGATGTCAGTGTGCGAGGTGTCATCACAGGCGGATGAAGCTGTTGTGGCTTCTTTGTCCTTCCAGTTTGGGAAGCTGTGCAGCGGACTGGCAG GTTCTCTGTCAGATGAGCAGAAGGGccgtttgctgcagaggtttaaGCTGTTGTGTGTCGCCGGTCTGCAGACTGAAGGAAACCAGACCGATGGCAACAACGAGTCGACGCTGATCCGCTGCAACTGCTGCTACAACCTGCCG gccaTGGTCGTGTTTTCTGACTCAGCACACTTCCTATCAGAGCTCTACCCGTCTTTCTCCAGTCTTTGTTCTGACCAAGAGGTCAGCGTTCGACGAAGCGCCGCAGCCAGTTTCCACCAG GTGGTGAAGCTTCTTGGTTCAAATGTCCAGCTGGTCCACAAAGAGCTcctggctctgctgcaggacgaCGCTCTGGAG GTGTTGGATGCTCTGATGAATCACCTGGAGGAGACTTTGGAGGCGGTTCTTTCCAGAGGAGAAAACCTGACAATGGACAACAAG TTCCCggagctgctgtctgctttgcTGTTGGCGGAGCAGAAGGTTGGATGTTCTCTGCGTTGGCGGCTGcatgagaagctgctgcagcgttACAGCTGCCTGGCCAGACTGCTGTCTGGAGAACTGCTGCATCAGAGCTTCTCCCCTcgcatcttcatcatcctcaccaCCAAC AAGGTGTTGCCAGTTCAGAAGGAGGCGGCTCGGACGTTCTGCACGTTCCTGCGTTACAACCGCAAACAGGAGCAGCGTCAGGAGATGATGGAGCGACTGATCCAAG ATCTGGCTCAGGGGCGAAGTTACTGGAACCGTCTGCGCTTCCTTGATGTTTGTGAAATGGCCACTGAGATTTTCTCCAGAAAATACTTCAACAAACACTTCCTGATCCCGGCACTGGAGCTGGTCCACGACCCAGTCGCCAACGTCAG GTACAAGCTCTGCCAGTTGTTGCCCAGATTCCGCTCGTCACTCCGCCTGCCGGCCgacaagcagctgctgcagcagcttgacTTCTGCGTCCAGAAactcctctgcagagagaaagacaaggacGTGGTGGCCACCATCCGCAAG ACAGTGTTGGAACTGGACAAACTGGACCTCACAGAACCT TTTCATAAGAGACAGGAGAAGGATTTACTGGACcagaagaaggaaaaagaggagacgCTGCTCCTGGAGATG GAACAGCTGGAGCGCCAGCAGAGTGAAGGGAAACTGAACTCTGAAAAACACTCAGAGAGAAAAC gaagagacagtaAGACCTCTCTATCTGCTACCAAATCCATGTCTGTGTCTTCGTCTGGAGCcgctctgtcctcctctg GTAAAGAGATGAGGAAGGCTAAACTGTCACGGAGTCGGTCACTCAGTAGTCAGCCAACAACGTCCAAATCTACCAACTCAGACAGACCTCT GAAAGTGAAAGAGCTCAGCAGTGCGTCTGGACCCGGGAAGTCCTCCATGTTATCGAGTAAAG ATGACTCCTTGAGGACTGCCCACTTCACTATGGCAACCCAGTCCACCTCCTCCATGCCTGTCCTGATCCGCAGCAACACCACCAGCCTCCTGGACAGAGCTAGCACACTGGAACACAGAAGCAGCCCTATGGACCACAAGAGCACCCCTCTAGACCAGAGAGATCATAGAACCATTACACTCGACCACAGAAGCAGTAACATGGACCACAGGAATAATATGATGGAGCAGAGAACCAGTACAATGGATCACAGAACAAGTACCTTGGACCACAGAACCAGCACCATTGACCAGAGAGACCACAGACCTGGTACTATGGACCAGAGAGACCATCGGACCAGTACTTTGGACCAGCGCAGTAAAACGATGGACCGAGGATGCGGGATGAAGGATGGCCAGTCCAGAAAGCTGTCAAT AAGCAGGAAGTCAAACTCTTTCAACGTCCAGTCAGGACGAGattga
- the ppp4r4 gene encoding serine/threonine-protein phosphatase 4 regulatory subunit 4 isoform X2 yields the protein MFSSRMTLNQSSLLYGQLEDLQELAFIERPIRRSLKTAEEIDQLTVDEDLNDIERAVYLLNMGQEVQRASVISNLPSLVRQNPAETFRRVVPKVREVLNGAGAEIQLAAAASFLTILQDDIILIHTHTYSILKTVLLHLNHRDTVVSNAWLETLLLAINALPKETIKQEVLNPLLYQSQLSHSLQARLASCRILGKVACKFDSHIVKKELLPLVRSLCQDVEFEVRACMCRQLESIARATGVDDTRTELLPELVELTEDEESGVRLAAFDTIINLMEMMDGDDRLHVVVPLVMSVCEVSSQADEAVVASLSFQFGKLCSGLAGSLSDEQKGRLLQRFKLLCVAGLQTEGNQTDGNNESTLIRCNCCYNLPAMVVFSDSAHFLSELYPSFSSLCSDQEVSVRRSAAASFHQVVKLLGSNVQLVHKELLALLQDDALEVLDALMNHLEETLEAVLSRGENLTMDNKFPELLSALLLAEQKVGCSLRWRLHEKLLQRYSCLARLLSGELLHQSFSPRIFIILTTNVLPVQKEAARTFCTFLRYNRKQEQRQEMMERLIQDLAQGRSYWNRLRFLDVCEMATEIFSRKYFNKHFLIPALELVHDPVANVRYKLCQLLPRFRSSLRLPADKQLLQQLDFCVQKLLCREKDKDVVATIRKTVLELDKLDLTEPFHKRQEKDLLDQKKEKEETLLLEMEQLERQQSEGKLNSEKHSERKRRDSKTSLSATKSMSVSSSGAALSSSGKEMRKAKLSRSRSLSSQPTTSKSTNSDRPLKVKELSSASGPGKSSMLSSKDDSLRTAHFTMATQSTSSMPVLIRSNTTSLLDRASTLEHRSSPMDHKSTPLDQRDHRTITLDHRSSNMDHRNNMMEQRTSTMDHRTSTLDHRTSTIDQRDHRPGTMDQRDHRTSTLDQRSKTMDRGCGMKDGQSRKLSISRKSNSFNVQSGRD from the exons ATGTTCTCCAGCAGAATGACTCTGAACCAGTCCAGCCTGCTGTACGGACAGCTGGAGGACCTGCAGGAACTCGCCTTCATCGAGAGGCCGATCCGCAGGAGTCTCAAg acGGCGGAGGAGATCGATCAGCTGACTGTGGATGAAGACCTGAATGACATCGAGAGAGCCGTCTACCTGCTGAA CATGGGTCAGGAGGTGCAGAGAGCAAGTGTCATCAGTAACCTGCCGAGCCTCGTCCGCCAGAATCCAGCGGAGACATTTCGTCGGGTTGTACCGAAAGTTCGG GAGGTCCTGAACGGAGCCGGAGCAGAAATCCAGTTGGCGGCAGCAGCGtcatttttaaccattttacAGGATGATATCATCCTGATCCACACCCACACCTATTCCATCCTGAAGACTGTCCTGCTACACCTGAACCACCGAGACACAG TGGTGAGCAACGCCTGGTTGGAAACTCTGCTGTTGGCCATCAACGCTCTACCCAAGGAGACCATCAAACAGGAG GTGCTGAACCCCCTCCTCtatcagtctcagctgtctcACTCTCTTCAGGCTCGGCTGGCCAGCTGTCGCATTTTAGGGAAAGTCGCCTGCAAGTTTGATTCTCACAT AGTGAAGAAGGAGCTGCTGCCGTTGGTTCGTTCTTTATGTCAGGACGTGGAGTTTGAGGTCCGGGCGTGTATGTGCCGTCAGCTGGAGAGCATTGCCAGAGCGACCGG GGTGGACGAcaccaggacagagctgcttcCTGAACTGGTGGAGCTCACTGAAGACGAGGAAAGCGGCGTCCGCCTCGCTGCCTTCGACACCATCATTAACTTGATGGAGATGATGGACGGCG ATGACAGACTCCATGTCGTGGTCCCCCTGGTGATGTCAGTGTGCGAGGTGTCATCACAGGCGGATGAAGCTGTTGTGGCTTCTTTGTCCTTCCAGTTTGGGAAGCTGTGCAGCGGACTGGCAG GTTCTCTGTCAGATGAGCAGAAGGGccgtttgctgcagaggtttaaGCTGTTGTGTGTCGCCGGTCTGCAGACTGAAGGAAACCAGACCGATGGCAACAACGAGTCGACGCTGATCCGCTGCAACTGCTGCTACAACCTGCCG gccaTGGTCGTGTTTTCTGACTCAGCACACTTCCTATCAGAGCTCTACCCGTCTTTCTCCAGTCTTTGTTCTGACCAAGAGGTCAGCGTTCGACGAAGCGCCGCAGCCAGTTTCCACCAG GTGGTGAAGCTTCTTGGTTCAAATGTCCAGCTGGTCCACAAAGAGCTcctggctctgctgcaggacgaCGCTCTGGAG GTGTTGGATGCTCTGATGAATCACCTGGAGGAGACTTTGGAGGCGGTTCTTTCCAGAGGAGAAAACCTGACAATGGACAACAAG TTCCCggagctgctgtctgctttgcTGTTGGCGGAGCAGAAGGTTGGATGTTCTCTGCGTTGGCGGCTGcatgagaagctgctgcagcgttACAGCTGCCTGGCCAGACTGCTGTCTGGAGAACTGCTGCATCAGAGCTTCTCCCCTcgcatcttcatcatcctcaccaCCAAC GTGTTGCCAGTTCAGAAGGAGGCGGCTCGGACGTTCTGCACGTTCCTGCGTTACAACCGCAAACAGGAGCAGCGTCAGGAGATGATGGAGCGACTGATCCAAG ATCTGGCTCAGGGGCGAAGTTACTGGAACCGTCTGCGCTTCCTTGATGTTTGTGAAATGGCCACTGAGATTTTCTCCAGAAAATACTTCAACAAACACTTCCTGATCCCGGCACTGGAGCTGGTCCACGACCCAGTCGCCAACGTCAG GTACAAGCTCTGCCAGTTGTTGCCCAGATTCCGCTCGTCACTCCGCCTGCCGGCCgacaagcagctgctgcagcagcttgacTTCTGCGTCCAGAAactcctctgcagagagaaagacaaggacGTGGTGGCCACCATCCGCAAG ACAGTGTTGGAACTGGACAAACTGGACCTCACAGAACCT TTTCATAAGAGACAGGAGAAGGATTTACTGGACcagaagaaggaaaaagaggagacgCTGCTCCTGGAGATG GAACAGCTGGAGCGCCAGCAGAGTGAAGGGAAACTGAACTCTGAAAAACACTCAGAGAGAAAAC gaagagacagtaAGACCTCTCTATCTGCTACCAAATCCATGTCTGTGTCTTCGTCTGGAGCcgctctgtcctcctctg GTAAAGAGATGAGGAAGGCTAAACTGTCACGGAGTCGGTCACTCAGTAGTCAGCCAACAACGTCCAAATCTACCAACTCAGACAGACCTCT GAAAGTGAAAGAGCTCAGCAGTGCGTCTGGACCCGGGAAGTCCTCCATGTTATCGAGTAAAG ATGACTCCTTGAGGACTGCCCACTTCACTATGGCAACCCAGTCCACCTCCTCCATGCCTGTCCTGATCCGCAGCAACACCACCAGCCTCCTGGACAGAGCTAGCACACTGGAACACAGAAGCAGCCCTATGGACCACAAGAGCACCCCTCTAGACCAGAGAGATCATAGAACCATTACACTCGACCACAGAAGCAGTAACATGGACCACAGGAATAATATGATGGAGCAGAGAACCAGTACAATGGATCACAGAACAAGTACCTTGGACCACAGAACCAGCACCATTGACCAGAGAGACCACAGACCTGGTACTATGGACCAGAGAGACCATCGGACCAGTACTTTGGACCAGCGCAGTAAAACGATGGACCGAGGATGCGGGATGAAGGATGGCCAGTCCAGAAAGCTGTCAAT AAGCAGGAAGTCAAACTCTTTCAACGTCCAGTCAGGACGAGattga